The following DNA comes from Schistocerca gregaria isolate iqSchGreg1 unplaced genomic scaffold, iqSchGreg1.2 ptg000875l, whole genome shotgun sequence.
TAATGAGTGTATGTGGAATAATAGGAGAGTATGAATTGAAGTATGATAGTATGTGGATGATATATAAATAGAGAGTATATAGATAGATTAATAGAGATATTGTGTGAAATAGGAGTGATATTTAGAAGAATAAATATAGGAAAATATATTATTAGGATGAAGAAGATGTGGATAGTATGATAGAAAGATGATATGTGAATAGCATAGTTGATAGAATATGGATAGCTATAGTATAGTGTATAGAGGGTAGTATGGTATAATAGAAAAATAAATGTGAATAATAAAGTATAGAAAAGAGAGAATGTATAGAGAATTTGAATGAAAATAGATAATTGATTAGATAGAAAATAGAATGTATAATATGaatatgatataattaaaaatatatagaTAGTTGATATAGATTGCAAAATATGAGATAAGAATAGTTATGATAATGTTTGTGGATCTAGAATTAGAGTAAGATATAAATTGAAACTATACAAAAGAGTATGAATTGATGAGGAGTGTATAAATATGATGTAgagtatttttgtataaataatagGAATAGAGATAATAGAAGAATAAATCTATATGGagatataaaaaaaatatgaatatgagTTAAATTTAAAGTGAATAATATAAAAGAGGATATAATAAGACAATAATAAGATAGTATAGAAATAGGATGGAATAATGTAATGATATACTAAGATAATACGATAGAAGAATAGGAGATAATGTGATAGTATAGAATAAAAAGTATAGAGTAATATAGGGTAGTAGAATAAAATAAGAATATTGAGATAATGGGATAGAATATAATAGGATAGAGAGTAGGTATATAGAGAGATATGATATTATGATATTATGTGAAGGTGTAGAGATGTATGATGTTGTGTATGTGTATATAGAGGTATGATATTATATGAATGTGTAGAGAGGTGTGATATTGTGTATGTGGGTGAAGAGGTATGATGTATAGAAGAATATGTATAAGTATGCATATAAAGGGGTACAAAAGATTGAATGTGCAGAATGAATAAAATTGAAAAGATAATATAATAGAGAATAAGATAATGTGATAATATAGAATATAATATATGATGAAGAGATATGATGATAGAATAGGATAATAGAAGACAATATGAGAATAGAAAAATAATAAGATAATAATATGATAGAATGGATATGATATATAATTATGATGTAAAGAGTGTATAGATAGTTATAATTTAGATTGAATAAATGTAGATAGTTATGATTTGGATTAGGTAGATATGAATAATATGAATAAGAGTAGATAATAGTGAGTAATAAAAGTAGTGTGTGTGTAAGTATTGTTGAGTGtgagtttgtatatatatatatttatgtatgtgtaAGTGTTGTTGAGTGtgagtttgtatatatatatatatgtatgtgtaagtGTTGTTGAGTGtgagtttgtatatatatatatgtatgtgtaagtGTTGTTGAGTGtgagtttgtatatatatatatatgtatgtgtaagtGTTGTTGAGTGtgagtttgtatatatatatatgtatgtgtaagtGTTGTTGAGTGtgagtttgtatatatatatatatgtatgtgtaagtGTTGTTGAGTGtgagtttgtatatatatatatatgtatgtgtaagtGTTGTTGAGTGTGagtttgtatatatgtatatatatatatatgtatgtgtaagtGTTGTTGAGTGTAAgtttgtatatatgtatgtgtaagTGTTGTTGAGTGTAAgtttgtatatatgtatgtgtaagTGTTGTTGAGTGTAagtttgtatatatgtatatatatgtatgtgtatgaTATTATGAGGATATGGATAGTATTATTGAttgagaatgtaaataaaatagtatATGGATAGTATGATAGAGTTACAAGAAGATGTGTATATGAGATTagggatatatgtgtgtgtatgagattagggatatatgtgtgtgtatgagattagggatatatgtgtgtgtataaaggaatatatgtgtgtgtataaaggaatatatgtgtgtgtataaaggaatatatatatgtgtgtataaaggaatatatgtgtgtgtataaagGAATATATGTGTATGTATGATGATTATGATATTGTATGTGAATAATATGGTATAAAGTATGTAGATATATAGAGTAGATGATTGATAGAGATTGAATATATGAATAATATAGTAGAAGAAGTTGATAGAAGTGAGTAGAATAAAAGAAGAAAAGTAGAAGGATAAAAGTTGATAATGAATTAGATAAGATATAGGATAGAGAGTTATGATGATAGAATGgaataatgaaaaataaagaatAGAATGATAGGAAAGAGGATATTATAATAGATTGAAAATGATAGATATAGAAGATTTGTGGTAAATAGGAGTGAATGTGGGGGATAAGTGATGGGTAGAGGAAAATAATTATGATAGAAGGGATGTAATATAGATGAATAGAGAGAGATAATAGTGAATAATATAAATAAAGAGATAGTAAATAATATGAATAGAGAGAGATAATAGTGAATAATATAAATAAAGAGATAGTAAATAATATGAATAGAGAGAGATAATAGTGAATAATATAAATAAAGAGATAGTAAATAATATGAATAGAGAGAGATAATAGTGAATAATATAAATAAAGAGATAGTAAATAATATGAATAGAGAGAGATAATAGTGAATAATATAAATAAAGAGATAGTAAATAATATGAATAGAGAGAGATAATAGTGAATAATATAAATAAAGAGATAGTAAATAATATGAATAGAGAGAGATAATAGTGAataataagtagtgtgtaaataaTATAGATGAATATGATATTATGAGCATGTATAAACAATATTGATAGGGATAGTGTATGTAGACAGTGTGTGAATAATGTGATATTATTGTGATTATATGAATAGTATGATGATAATACTTTGGGTGAATTATATAATAAGATTGTAAATATATATTATGTATAATTATGTGTGAATAATGTGATAGAGTATGTAGGAATATATAAAATGGATAATGTAGGTTGAATATGATGAAGTCGTGGAATTTGAGAGAATTAGGTAGAACGGAATGATGAGAGAGCAAGTGGATAGAAGTTTAAAGTAAATGAGAATATATTAGTAGTGTAGAGAATATATAtagatagtatagtatagtatagtatagataTTATATGTGAATAGTAAAGATATATAGAAGAATATATATAATATGATataataaggaatatatatataattatattaatgtgaataatataatataatttgagtttataaatgatatattttgtgtaTAGATAATATTATATAGGTACTATGTGTGGATAGTATAATAAAGTATAGAAGTATGTGTGATAATATGAAAGAAATATATAGATGATAGATAGTATGATAAAATATATGAATGTATGAAATAATATGATATGTGAATATGTATGACAAAATGATATAGTAAAagagtatgtatatagataatatataaataataatatatgtatgtatatagcaTAATAGAGTGTGTATATGTAATAATATAATGAATTAAATAAGGTATATAGTAGTATAGAATAGAGAAAGTAAATTAAAGAGATAATATTATAGGTTGAAGAAATAAAAGGAATATAAGATTtaatagaaaatattaaaataatataaattaattagAGTTAGATAATATATAATatagaataaaataatattaaataacataaataaatgatatataaagagattaaagaagaagaagataaaatatAAAGATAGATAATGTATatgaataattatgaaataaaaatatatttataaaagataaaggatattaaatatattatatatactataataattttgaaaagatataaattatatttttttagtAGATTTTAAAATAAGATAAATAGAAGATAAGATAtaagatatataaaaaaaataaagtaaataaagcataataataaagaataagaaattgtatatatatatatatatgatagataaatatatatatatatatatatatagatgattatttgaaataaaaaaataaataatgtatagatatgataaataaatataatgataATAAGTGATAGAATAAATAATATAGATAATTAATAATAAGATGTAAGATAGATAaaataaaagtatatatatatatatatacatggtaTAGAaagtatgtatatatataataaataatatataataaataatatataataaatgaATTTTGATAAGATGGATAATTATGATAGATATTGTATAGGTAGATGATAATATGATTGATgattataataaatattttgtagataGATAATAATATGATTGATGATTATAATAGATATTTTATAGGTAGATAATATGATtgatatttataaattaaaaaaataataaaaaaatgattttatataaaaatatatatatatatatatatagaaaatatgtgtaaaaatatattctgaattataaatgttataaataaaaaaatagaataaataaaataatagatgaaaaaataatatgtattgtaaattaaaaacaaatattgatagaagaagtaaagaaaaagaatatattattataataatagatattaataaataaaaataaatagtataatgtaaataaaaagtaataagatatatgtatatagataataattatatgtgtttttttttttaaatgagcccaaatgaatattttttgagtatttggtataaaaaattataattaatatttatatgttGTAGTTTTTGATAAAgaaagaagttatatatatatatataaaatatagattATATATTGATAATGAAAAGATATAAATTAGAATAGATTAATAACAGGCTAAGAAAATAATgatagaataaaatgaaaatattaagaaaaaatctaTAACTAGTTTTATAAAGAATATAAATTGTTTATGATATAGGAAAATAATACGGATATAATATAGATTATAATATATGTATTAAGATGATAATAAATATAAGAGAGGCTGTTATATGTaatgaataatattaaaaaaattttttataaggtttaaataattaaaaacatattagccgataaaaaatatttgaagagagattgaaaaataagaaatcatTTATTATTAAGATATGAAGATGGTAAATAAGTTATTGATAATAGCGATTATATTATTTGAGGTTTCAAGAATATTTTCGATAGAAAATAACTCTTCAAAATTTGTGGCGGAGTTGAACAAGTTATTAGTGAATGATAAAATTGCAGATGACTACTGCAATGATAGAAGAATAATAAGTTGCAGTAATGGTGAGGTGAGTGATGTTGTATTGGATGGGGTTGAATTATCAGCATTTCCTGTAGAGATTAgaataattaaaaatacattaagAAGTTTAAAAATAGGTCAGACAAATCTGCAAGGTAATATTCCGAATGAAATTTATGAGCTGAATGAATTGATAAGTCTGGATCTAGGAGGAAGCAAATTTAGTGGTAGTTTAAGCGATAATATTAGAAATCTAAATAAATTAAGATATCTTAATTTATATCGTTTGAATCTATCTGGGCCGATACCTGATGGTTTCTACTTGTTGACTGATCTGCATGCTATGTTTTTAGATGGGAACAAATTTAATGGTAGTTTAAGTAATGATATTGAAAATAtgaagaatttaaaatatattctaATAAGTGGATCAAATCTATCTGGACCgatacctgatggtctatattcaTTAAGTAATTTAGAACATATAATGTTAGGAGGTAATAGATTTAATGGTAGTTTAAGTGATAAGATTAGAAATCTGAATAAGTTAACACATATTGATTTAAGTAATTTAAATCTATCTGGACCAATACCTGATGGTCTATGTTCATTAACTAAATTGGAACATCTGTATCTACAAGGAAACAAATTTAATGGTATATTAAGTGATGATATCAGAAATCTGAATATGTTacgattaattgatttaaatggatCAAATCTATCTGGTGAGATACCTGATGGTATATATTCATTAAGTCAATTACAAAAGCTGAAGTTAGGAGGTAGTAGATTTATTGGTAGATTAAGTGATAATATTAAAAATATGGATAGTTTATCAGAGCTTGATTTAAGTGGATCAAATCTATCTGGTGAAatacctgatggtctatattcaTTACCTAGATTGAATTATCTGAATCTAAAAGGGAATAATTTTAGTGGTAGATTAAGTGATAATATTAGAAAACTAAAGAATAAATTATTAGAGCTTGACTTAAGTGGATCAAGTTTATCTGGACCAATACCTGATGGTTTATATTCATTAATTGAATTACAAGATCTGAAATTAGCAGGTAACAAATTTAATGGTAGTTTAAGTGATAAGATTAGAAATCTGAATAATCTACACACTCTTGATTTAAGTAATTTAAACCTATCTGGTGAgatacctgatggtctatattcaTTGATTAAATTGCAATATCTATATCTACAAGGAAACAAGTTTAATGGCAGATTAAGTgataatattaaaaatatgaatAGGTTATTACATATTGATTTAAGTGGATTAAGTCTGTATGGATCAatacctgatggtctatattcaTTGACTAAATTAAGATTTATGTATCTACAAGGAAACAAGTTTATTGGTAGTTTAAATGATGATATTAAATATCTGGATATGTTACAATTTGTTGACTTAAGTGGATCAAGTTTATCTGGTGAGATACCTGATGGTTTATATTCGTTAATAGAATTACAAGAACTGAAATTAGGAGGTAGCAGATTTAGTGGTAGTTTAAGTAATGATATTAGAaatctgaataatttattataTCTTGATTTAAGTGGATCAAGTTTATCTGGATCAATACCTAATGGTCTATATtcattaagtaaattagaatatctaGATCTTATGGGTAACAAATTTAGTGGTAGTTTATCATCTGAGATTGGTAATATGATTAGGTTAACTAGTCTAAATCTAAGTTTTAATCAATTAAGTGGAATTATACCAAATGAAATAGGTGATTTAATCAATCTCAGAAATTTAGAAATGATAGAGAATAGATTTGAAGGTAATATTCCTGATCTGAGTCGTCTGGAAAAGTTGTTATATATGAATATTAGCTCAACAAAACATATTCTGAATGCAAGTTGTAATGATAAAATGTTACCTCCATATATTAATAAGAACAAATGTTTTATTGGACCTGTAAATAAATTATGCAATAATATTATAAATTGTCAATACAACTTTATAGATAAATCATCAATTGGttcaatagtatatatatataaattaaaaataattattatgatgATAATATGCAGAGGTATAATAGAAATGATATTAAATTAGAATTATGATATTTATATAAAATGatatagtaaataaaatatatatagagagagagttataaaaatatagataatttgaattaaaatattaatatttatttaatataagATTTATTGTTATAGtttattatatataaaataatatgtatatataataaaatgatatagaattaaaatataaaaaataaaataaaatatgaaatattatgAAATTTATATAATAAGATATTATTGATATATAAAAGATGAtgatgtcaaaaataaaatattagttttagaataaatataagatatatttattatatattaatgtattgatatatatatatatattaaagtagtttttttaataattatagaataatataatagagttttaatattaatattatataaattattattaaaaaaagtttattatttGATTAGATTAAAAGAATTTAATTGATTATATATAATATTATAGAAAAGATTTATTAAAGattgaataagaaataaatattatttatatattagaatataaaatatatatgaatatgatatatatgttaattaaaataaataaaatataatttagttagataatataataaaaaaatgagaTAAATATATATGTGAGGAGGTATtgatattataaatatttattattatatagATTTAATGTAATTATGATAAAGTTATTAACTAAGATGAATATAAATGAGATGATATAAAAAGATGAatagtttgaaataaaataaaaatgaatataaaagATAGAATATAAATATAAGAGATAAAAGAGATGATAAGTATATAtgataaaaaaaaagtatatatgaATAATAGAAATAATGATTAATATGATTAAATGTgaaattatatttatataaattgaGATATAATGAGATAGAGGTAAATGATGTATACGGATAATTTAAAATGTATGAATATTATATGAATAATATAATTAGAGAATGAGTATACGTGTGTATAAATAATACAAAGATGAATATATATATGATATGTGTAGGATAGGATAGTTGAGGATGTATATATTtagatatgtgtatatgaattgagATAGGATTGTATATTTATAAATAAGATTGAATAATAATTGGCATATATAAACATAATGAGAGGTATGATAGTGTATgaataatataaaatttaataaatttaatggttGTAGATAATGTGAATAATGATTGATAATGATATGTTTATGAATGAATTGAGATAGGATGATATATGGAGGTTGGTGGATAATATTGTATgtgataatataaataaatagtgtTATGAGTGTGTGTAGATGTATGAATGATGTATATAGTAAATATATATAGAGAtaggatgaataaataaacaatataattgTATGTATATGAGAAATGAAGAAAGTTTATATATAGATGAGATGATAAAAGGATGATATGATGTTATATAGAAAGATGATATATTTTAGATATGAATAGTTTGAAGGATATGAATGTATATAGAATGTATATAAGTGTGTGGGGTGTATAGAGTTTATAGATAATATGAATTAAGATATGATTGTATATAGATAATAAGATATAAATAgattataaataaatgaaatgattatgAATATGAATAAGGAGGTATGAATAGATATGAATAAATGAGATATAAATATGAGATAGTATGTAAATAGAATGAGATATGTAAGGGTATATAGATAATATAAATTAAGATGTGGTGATAATATTTTATATATAGAGTATATAGATGATATAAATTGAGATGTGATGATGTAAGTGTGAATAGATAGATAGAATGAAATATATAAAGTAGAGGGATATTATGAATTGAGATATGGTATATGATatctatatataaaatatatagatATATGATGTAGATAATATGTGAGATAGAAGTGATATTTAAAGAAGAATAGATATAGAATAGTATattataatgaataaaatatagatAGTATGATAGAGAGATAATATATAGATAATTATGATAGAGTTATATGAAGAGAAACAATATGATATAATAAAAGAGAAGATATAGATAGTATGATATAGGTAGAATATGAATATGATATAATGAGAGGGATGTATAGATAGTTGATATAGATTGAAAAATATGAGAGAATAATTATGATAGAAAGATATATAATTAGAGTATGATAGAGGTTGAGAGTATACAAGATAATATAAGTTGTTGAGAAATATATAGAGATATAAGATAGAAAGGGTCTATGTAAATGTAATATGAATGAAGATATAGATAAGATATGAATttgaagagaggatataagatataatataataatatgatGATAAAATATAGGATaagatataatataataatatgatGATAAAATATAGGATAAGATAGAATAATATGATGATAAAATATAGGATAAGATAGAATAATATGATGATAAAATATAGGATAAGATAGAATAATATGATGATAAAATATAGGATAAGATAGAATAATATGATGATAAAATATAGGATAAGATAGAATAATATGATGATAAAATATAGGATAAGATAGAATAATATGATGATAAAATATAGGATAAGATAGAATAATATGATGATAAAATATAGGATaagatagaataatataataaaatataggataagatagaataatataataaaatatgataGTAAAATAtgatattataataaaataatgagAGATAATATGATAATATAGGATAAAAGGTATTGTAGTATGATataataataaaagataaaaatattgaGATAATAGAATAGGATAATATGATAAAATAATAGAGAATAGATATATTTTGAGATGTGATATTGTATGAATATGTTCTAATATGTGATAGTGTATGAATGTATTTTGAGATAGATATGATATATAGATAAATATATAttgatatgaatataaaaaaaatatagagCAATTGAAtgtgaaaaatgaataaaataaaaatgataatataatatataataagaTGATATAATGATAGATAATAGAAGATAGAataaatagatataaaatattagaATAAGATAATAGAAggataaaataataatagaaaatattATGATAGAGAGTGATTAAGATAGATAGTTATGATTTGTAGTGAATAAAAAAGTATAATTATAATAGAAAAcgtatatagatgtaaatgaataTGAATGAGTTGTGGATAATATGTAATATAAATAGAGAAGTAAATAATAATGAATAGAGTGTATAGAatatagaaaatatgtatatgtataatgttGAGTATATATGAATAATATTGGTGATGTAAATATATGATTTGATTGATTAAGAAATATATAGATAATAGGATGAGATAATATATAAAGAGAGGTATATGATAAGATAATATGTGTGAAGATAGGTATATGATGAGGTAGTGTATATGAAGAAAAATATATGATTTTGATATTGTATATAAATAATAGGATAGGATATTTGAgagttatttaaaataaatattatagatTGAAGATTTGAATAATATTGTAGAATTTATGAAGAATAGATAGAATAAAAAAAGGAGagataaaagttaataataaataatagatatgatatgatatgataaagAGATATGATAATAGAATGATAAATATGAAAAAGTTATAATAAATAGGAAAGGATAATAGATAATAAAGAATAAGAgataataaagaatagaataaTTGAGAATGAtatgatgagagaaaataaaaaagtagAAGAGATGATATAATAAGTTAGATATAGAGATATTAAGAATTAAAGATAGTATGTAAATAAAATGATTAATAAATAAGATATGAATAATATGAAGAAGGATAATGAATAGTACAAATTAGAGAGGATAAAATAGAATAGGAATGAGAAAGTAGATAATAGTAATGTGAAGGAGAGAAAATAGATAATGATAGTATGAAGGAATAAGAATGATAGGTTAAGAGATAATTAAAGATTAAGAGAGAGACAAGAATTAAGAAGAATAAATATAGATAACATGATAATGATGATATAATGTTTGATAATATGATAGATAATGAGAGAGTATATATAGAATATAATATAGATTGAAGATGTGAATAAGATAATATAAGATGATATGAATGAATAGAATTGAATTTGAAAAGTTATATGTTGTAGATGAATAAGAGAAGATAAGATAGAGAGATATGATGATAGAATGAGTTGATGAGAGATAAAATAAGAATAGAATAATAGGAGATAATAATATAATAGAGTGAGAGTGATAGATAATTATGATGTAGATTGAATAGATATAGGTGATTATGATGTAGATTGAGTAGATGATATgaacaaaagtaaataataataaataatgagtaGTGTGTGTATGGATATATTTGTATGAATATAATATTGTGAGATTATAAATAGTATTGTAAATGGTGTGAAAATGTAAATAAGAATATAATATGATATAATTAGAAGAAAGTGTATGTATGAAGAAGAGAGTATGTGTATGATGATTATGATAGTATATGTAAATAAGTGAGATAGATATAGAATATGTAGAGagagataaatatatatatatatatatatatatatagaaagtagAATAgagattaaataaataatataatagaagTTGAAAGAAGTGAATAAAGATGAATGAGAGAAGTGTAGGAGGATAAAAATGGATAATGAATAAGAGAAGATGTGATAGGATAGAGAGATATGATAATAGAATAGAATAATAAAAGAGATAATGAGAGAATAGAGAGGAGTATGATAGAATaagagtgtagatatagaagatttatgataaataagagtgtagatatagaagatttatgataaataagagtgtagatatagaagatttatgatagaataagagtgtagatatagaagatttatgataaataagagtgtagatatagaagatttatgataaataagagtgtagatatagaagatttatgataaataagagtgtagatatagaagatttatgataaataagagtgtagatatagaagatttatGATAAATAAGAATAGATAATAGATAGTGTATAATGAATATAagataataatgaataatgaatgaTATATGAATAATATTATTGAGTATGAGATTGTGAATACAAGAAAATGAATAGAATAATAATGGATAATGTATATGTAGTATAGATAGAATGTATAGATAGATAGAGTGTATAGATAGATAGAATGTATAGATAGATAGAATGTATAGATAATAGGATGGTGATATTATATATGAATAGTATGATGTAGAAGAAAGTGAGTTGAATAATAGAGAGTTAGTGATAGATGAAAAATATAGGGTAGGTTGAATAAGATGAATTAATAGAATTTGAGAGGAGAGAAGGAGGAGAAtataagaagaaatagaaataaggATATTGATAATGTAAAAAATAAGAATAATAGATTATGATGAGAATTAAATAAAGATTGAGAATTAATGGTAAGAAGAAGTAAGAAGAATAAATATGAATAATATGATGATAATAGAATATGTGCTTGATAATATGATAGAGAGTGATAGAGTATATAGATAGAATATAATATATGTTgagaatataaataataaaataatagaagatAAGATGAGTGAATAGAAGAATTTGAAGAGTTATAAGTTAGTGATGAATAAGAGAAGATGAGATAAGATAGAGAGATAGGATAGGATaatagaagagaaggaaaaaagaagagATAGGATAAtagaagaggagaaagaaaaaagaagagatagaataatagaagagaaaaaaaaagaagagatagaataatagaagag
Coding sequences within:
- the LOC126323893 gene encoding uncharacterized protein LOC126323893, whose product is MVRSLKIGQTNLQGNIPNEIYELNELISLDLGGSKFSGSLSDNIRNLNKLRYLNLYRLNLSGPIPDGFYLLTDLHAMFLDGNKFNGSLSNDIENMKNLKYILISGSNLSGPIPDGLYSLSNLEHIMLGGNRFNGSLSDKIRNLNKLTHIDLSNLNLSGPIPDGLCSLTKLEHLYLQGNKFNGILSDDIRNLNMLRLIDLNGSNLSGEIPDGIYSLSQLQKLKLGGSRFIGRLSDNIKNMDSLSELDLSGSNLSGEIPDGLYSLPRLNYLNLKGNNFSGRLSDNIRKLKNKLLELDLSGSSLSGPIPDGLYSLIELQDLKLAGNKFNGSLSDKIRNLNNLHTLDLSNLNLSGEIPDGLYSLIKLQYLYLQGNKFNGRLSDNIKNMNRLLHIDLSGLSLYGSIPDGLYSLTKLRFMYLQGNKFIGSLNDDIKYLDMLQFVDLSGSSLSGEIPDGLYSLIELQELKLGGSRFSGSLSNDIRNLNNLLYLDLSGSSLSGSIPNGLYSLSKLEYLDLMGNKFSGSLSSEIGNMIRLTSLNLSFNQLSGIIPNEIGDLINLRNLEMIENRFEGNIPDLSRLEKLLYMNISSTKHILNASCNDKMLPPYINKNKCFIGPVNKLCNNIINCQYNFIDKSSIGSIVYIYKLKIIIMMIICRDNVNND